Within Sporosarcina sp. PTS2304, the genomic segment TTGAAGCTATCCAACTTGGCAATGCAGATGTCAGCATGGTGGGAACACCATCACTAGGTACTTTCGATGAACGTTTTTATGTACTAGATCTACCATTCTTATTCGCCACTAAAGAAGAACCTAGAGAAGCACTGGCAGGAGATTTAGGAAAAGAACTGTCTGAAGGTTTAGGAGATATCAATCTAAAAGGCCTTGGATATGGTTACGATGGATTTAGACATGTTTTGAATAATAAAAGACCGATTACGAAACCAGAAGATATGAAAGGTTTAAAGATTCGGGTACAAGAGTCTGAAATTCAACAAGACATTTTCAATACTCTTGGTGCGAATGCTTCTCCACTGGCATTTGGCGAGCTATACAGTGCATTACAACAAAAAACGTATGATGGCATGGACAACTCTTTATCACTTATCGATTCAAGTAAGTTTTACGAAGTTCAGAAATACTTGACATTAACAAGTCACCAGTACTCAGGTTTAGCTATTTTGTTCAATAACAAGTTATTTGAGGATATGCCTGCTGATATTCAAGACATTATTATAGAAGCTGGTAAAGATACGGAAGCAGACTACTATCAATTTGTTGATGAAGATGAAGAATCTATGGCGAATAAGTTCCAAACAGAGAACTTGATAGAAGTTACTGAACTAACACCGGAAGAAAGAGAGAAATTTATCGAAGTAGTTCAGCCGGTTTATAAGAAGTACGAAGATGTAATCGGTAAAGATTTAATTGATTTAGCAAAAAGTTATAGTAAATAACAAAAAAATAGGAGGCGATCAGCCTCCTATTTTTTACATAACTCCTAAAATTGCCTCTGAGGAGGGACTCCCTATGAAATGGAAAGAGTTCATAGACATTAAACTAGAAGAATGGTTACTTATCATTTCAACGCTTTTTATTGTAGCACTTGTATTTCTTCAAGTACTATCGCGATATGTATTTAATATTTCGGTTGGATGGAGCGCGGAACTGGCACGTTATATGCTTATTTGGATCACATGGATCAGTATGAGCTACACAATTCGCAAAAATGATCATATTAAAATAACGTTATTTGTAGATAGACTTCCAAT encodes:
- a CDS encoding TRAP transporter substrate-binding protein, whose product is MKNKWLLIAMSALIVVFLSACSGDSDNSATGEEGKGGKDTYTLKFPHIVPTDHPAHKAALVFKEEVEEKSDGRVKVEVFANGELYGSDREIIEAIQLGNADVSMVGTPSLGTFDERFYVLDLPFLFATKEEPREALAGDLGKELSEGLGDINLKGLGYGYDGFRHVLNNKRPITKPEDMKGLKIRVQESEIQQDIFNTLGANASPLAFGELYSALQQKTYDGMDNSLSLIDSSKFYEVQKYLTLTSHQYSGLAILFNNKLFEDMPADIQDIIIEAGKDTEADYYQFVDEDEESMANKFQTENLIEVTELTPEEREKFIEVVQPVYKKYEDVIGKDLIDLAKSYSK